A single window of Hyla sarda isolate aHylSar1 chromosome 2, aHylSar1.hap1, whole genome shotgun sequence DNA harbors:
- the LOC130358224 gene encoding cytochrome c oxidase assembly factor 4 homolog, mitochondrial: protein MAAPTPQPHNRGRKQEDDEEEEDPVDQMISRTGCTALHYAVQECMAEHGDWRRCQEQVQNFRNCMQDHQKRRMEELRKKMSNMADPTS, encoded by the coding sequence atggcCGCCCCGACGCCTCAGCCCCACAACCGCGGACGCAAGCAGGAGGAtgacgaggaggaggaggatcctGTGGATCAGATGATCTCGCGGACCGGTTGCACGGCTCTGCACTATGCGGTACAGGAGTGCATGGCGGAGCACGGGGACTGGAGGCGCTGCCAGGAGCAGGTGCAGAACTTCAGGAACTGTATGCAGGACCATCagaagaggaggatggaggagctgagGAAGAAGATGAGCAACATGGCCGACCCCACGTCTTAG